A single genomic interval of Halomonas sp. GT harbors:
- the cheW gene encoding chemotaxis protein CheW: protein MSQANNGAVLSAAEADNREFLVFSLGEEEYAIDILKVQEIRGYENVTRIANAPDFIKGVTNLRGVIVPIVDLRIKFHLDSVEYGGQTVVIVVNVADRVVGIVVDGVSDVMTLTPEQIKPAPEFGVTLSSDFLSGLGSLEDRMLVLVDIDKLLTSEEMALVDSTSTR, encoded by the coding sequence ATGAGCCAGGCAAACAATGGAGCGGTGCTGTCCGCCGCAGAAGCCGATAATCGCGAATTTTTGGTGTTCTCTTTGGGAGAAGAAGAGTATGCCATTGATATCCTGAAGGTTCAGGAAATACGCGGCTATGAAAACGTCACGCGTATTGCCAATGCCCCCGATTTTATTAAAGGGGTGACCAATCTGCGTGGCGTCATTGTGCCTATTGTCGATCTACGCATTAAATTTCACCTAGACAGTGTGGAGTACGGTGGCCAAACCGTTGTTATCGTGGTCAATGTCGCCGACCGCGTCGTTGGTATTGTCGTGGACGGCGTTTCCGATGTCATGACACTAACACCCGAGCAAATAAAACCAGCGCCTGAGTTTGGTGTCACGCTCTCCTCTGATTTCTTGAGCGGATTAGGCAGTCTTGAAGACCGCATGTTGGTGTTGGTCGATATCGATAAGCTGCTAACCAGCGAAGAAATGGCCTTAGTCGATAGCACCAGCACTCGCTAA
- a CDS encoding methyl-accepting chemotaxis protein — protein sequence MSNMTVRLSWGLVLATFSMLVIVACGIGLYALHHGAAIVQASSDLQAQQAAFSEFATRIRWVLIGVVIMTGVTVAVVVWGVTVNVLRPLDRLVGYFEKMAQGDLSQQITSPGNNEIGRLYTAMAHMQSSLSETVGVVRQSGASIFERSQHIASGNNDLSSRTEQQASSLEETASSMEQLASTVGHNADNALQASQLANEVTLTARRSGEEVANIVETMQDISASSHQVADIITVIDNIAFQTNILALNASVEAARAGEHGKGFAVVAQEVRSLASRSANAAKEIRTLIDASLGKVDAGTQRVNHAGKTMQDLVAAVQRVNDIMDEIAAASEEQSNGIGQVNQAVAQMDQVVQQNAQLVQQAARSANELESEAARLREAVERFHVTPALAGGKQESGYAMRPHALQQVPAAQTPAAKKIPARNTAVDEWEAF from the coding sequence ATGAGCAATATGACCGTGCGCCTTAGTTGGGGGCTGGTATTAGCCACTTTTTCAATGTTGGTGATAGTGGCCTGCGGTATAGGACTTTATGCACTCCACCACGGCGCCGCAATTGTGCAGGCATCGAGTGATTTGCAGGCGCAGCAAGCGGCGTTCAGTGAGTTTGCGACCCGCATTCGCTGGGTGCTGATTGGCGTGGTCATCATGACCGGCGTAACGGTCGCGGTGGTGGTGTGGGGTGTGACCGTTAATGTGTTGCGTCCCCTGGATCGTCTGGTCGGTTACTTTGAGAAAATGGCCCAAGGCGACCTAAGTCAGCAAATTACATCACCTGGTAATAATGAAATTGGCAGGTTGTACACAGCGATGGCGCACATGCAGTCTTCACTGTCTGAAACCGTTGGCGTGGTACGCCAAAGCGGCGCGTCAATTTTTGAGCGCTCTCAGCATATTGCCAGTGGCAATAACGACCTTTCCTCACGTACCGAACAACAGGCCTCTTCTCTAGAAGAGACGGCCTCGAGCATGGAGCAGTTGGCCTCTACCGTTGGGCACAATGCAGACAATGCATTGCAAGCTAGTCAGCTCGCCAATGAGGTAACGCTAACTGCCAGACGCAGCGGCGAAGAAGTTGCCAATATTGTTGAAACCATGCAGGACATTAGCGCGAGTTCCCACCAAGTTGCCGACATTATTACGGTGATCGATAACATTGCTTTTCAAACCAATATTCTCGCCTTAAACGCGTCGGTAGAAGCCGCCCGTGCTGGCGAGCATGGTAAAGGGTTTGCCGTTGTTGCGCAGGAAGTTCGCAGTCTCGCTAGCCGCAGTGCTAATGCTGCCAAAGAAATTCGTACACTGATCGATGCATCGCTTGGCAAAGTGGACGCGGGCACCCAGCGGGTGAATCACGCGGGAAAAACCATGCAGGATCTTGTCGCCGCTGTGCAGCGTGTCAACGATATTATGGATGAGATTGCGGCCGCTTCTGAAGAGCAAAGCAACGGTATCGGGCAAGTTAATCAAGCAGTTGCCCAAATGGATCAGGTTGTTCAACAAAATGCTCAATTGGTTCAACAGGCAGCACGCAGCGCTAATGAGTTAGAAAGCGAAGCGGCACGCCTTAGAGAAGCGGTTGAGCGTTTCCATGTGACGCCTGCCCTGGCAGGGGGGAAGCAGGAATCTGGTTATGCCATGCGGCCCCACGCTCTTCAGCAAGTACCTGCCGCCCAAACGCCAGCGGCCAAAAAAATACCCGCTCGCAACACGGCAGTTGATGAGTGGGAAGCATTTTAA